TCGATTCCTGCGTGTTTCAGATCGAGCATCGCGCGGTAGGATTCAAGTATAGGCGTGGATTCCGGGTAAAGGACGAGGCTGAATACCGCCCTGTTTTTGTCTTTCAAGATTTCGATTATGTCCCTGAACCTGTTGTGTGCGACTTCTTCAGCCTCAGTTACTTCTCCTGTTGAAACCATCATCCCTGCCTGTTTCGCATAATCGAAAGACAGATTAAGGAGTCTCAGAGTATGGCCTGTCGGCGCAGTATCAAAAACCACTAACTCATAATCCTTGCTTTCTATGAATTGGACAAATTTATCGAATGCAGCCATCTCTTCAGTGCAGGGAGAATTAAGTTCCTCTTCCATTGCAGCAAGCATATCCTCTGAGTATTTCCCCCTTGCCTCGTTCAATACCCTCTCTTTATACTCCTTGAAAGCCGCTTCCTGGTCAACCATTACTGCATGGAGGTTACCCGTAACCCTTGCCGGTTCACTTCCGACCTTTACATCGAGGACTTCCCCGATATGGGCAGCCGGGTCGGTTGTCACAAGAAGGGTGTTATAGCCTTTTTTTGCAAGATACAAAGCGGTGATACAGGAGATGGTGGTCTTGCCTACGCCACCCTTGCCGGTAAAAAAGATTGCCTTTGTCTGCCCGTCCGGCAGGAAGAGAGCGTCGATATCCGGCTTTTCAATAGTGAGTGCTGATTTGTACTCTTCATGTGAAAATCCCCCCTCACCCCCCTTTGCCAAAGTGGGGACTAAAGAAAGGGACTTTGCTGAATGAGGAAATGATTGAACCCCCCCTTTGGAAAGGGGGGGTAGAGGGGGATTTTTTGCAAACAGTTCTTCCGCTATGCTCCTCAAGGCATCGACACCCTTAACCTCGTTATCCCTTAAAAGCATATAGCGCTTTGATTTTTTAATTATTTTTTCTGCTTTCTTGATGACCCCTTGCTGGGAGTCATATTTTTTCTTGAAAAATTCAACCTCGCAGACCTCTTTGGGCAGGATGCCGTTTATGATAATCTCTCCTGATTTTATACCGATAGTCTCAAGCTCCCTTGATGCCCGCAATGTCTCATAAAGGGACAGTTCATCAGGCCTCATAACAAATATGAAGGTTGTCCCTTCAGGGTCTTTGAGGAGGGCGGTTGCCCTGTCGTATTTGTCCTTTGAGTCCTGTATGGACTGAACAGGTCCGAGGCAGGTCTGTCCGCTTCCTTTTGATGCCTCCTCAATATGCCGCGACCAGTCCACGGGAAGTTCAAGGAGTCTTATTGTGTGGCCTGTCGGAGCGGTGTCGAAGACAATTACATCGTATTCATCGGTCTCCATGAAGTCTATGAACCGGTCAAAGGAGGCCATCTCCGTGGTGCAGGGACCGCTGAGATTCTCTTCCAGGGATGCAATAACATCCTCGGGCATGATCTCCCTGTATGGGCCGATTATCCCCTCTTTGTATTGCCTGGTTGCCTCGTCCGGATCAATCTCCATGGCATAGAGAAATCCATTTTCACCCTTCGCCTCACCCCCTCCCGTCAATAAAGGGGGATTATTTGGTTCGCCCTCCCCTTGAGGGAGAGGGGAAAGGTGAGGGGTTATATTTATAGGAGTTACCTTGTGTCCTATCTCCTGCTCAAATACATCAGCAAGATTGGAGGCGGGATCGGTGGTAACAATCAGGGTCTTTTTCCCTGTCAGTGCATAATGTACGGCGGTGGCAGAGGCCATAGTGGTCTTGCCCACACCGCCTTTGCCCGAGAAGAAGATGTGTTTTGTCATTTTCTGCTCCTTATGAGCTTGTTGCGCAAACTCTTGTTTTGTCATCCCGTATCAAGTACGGGAAACTTGTTTCAGGGTCTCATATCATATTGATTTTTAGAGATTCTGAAATAAATTCAGAATGACATATATGGCTGTTTTTCTGTTTGTGCAACAAACTCTTATATGAGATTTTTAGCCGCAGATTCACGCGGGTTTGCGCGGACCAAAAAATAATTTCCTAAAAAATTACCCTTACCCGCAACAGGATGACGAAATCCCTCTTATCATAAATCCGTTTTCATAGTCGATTGTGGCATTGGAGAGTTCATTGTCTGCCGCAGGGTCTACGAATATCTTCAATCCGTCCTTTTCAATCACCTTGTCGCCGGGTTCACCATGTTCTGAGACGTCAAGCCCATAAGAGGAACAGCAGCCGTCGCCTGAGACAAAGACCCTTATACCATGATTTGTCTCACCTGATTCAGTAAGCACTTCCTTGAACTGTTTTATGGCCGCAGCCGTTATATCCAACATTTTTATACCTCCTGATTTTTGCTATGCCGTT
The sequence above is drawn from the bacterium BMS3Abin08 genome and encodes:
- the erpA gene encoding iron-sulfur cluster insertion protein ErpA — encoded protein: MLDITAAAIKQFKEVLTESGETNHGIRVFVSGDGCCSSYGLDVSEHGEPGDKVIEKDGLKIFVDPAADNELSNATIDYENGFMIRGISSSCCG